The proteins below are encoded in one region of Nitrospira sp.:
- a CDS encoding endonuclease produces the protein MGWLSASAIWAEAGEFHGKVSRVIDGDTVEIRHDGRTERIRLRGIDCPELRQPYGKQAKRAVRAMVSGRTVSVKTYGKSTRGPVLADMIIERGRSVAYILLEEGLAWRTTSGSSDEALEAAEVEARYAKRGLWSDPNPVAPWVYRASKSRTR, from the coding sequence ATGGGATGGCTGTCGGCTTCTGCCATCTGGGCTGAAGCAGGGGAATTCCATGGTAAGGTCTCACGGGTGATCGACGGCGATACTGTCGAAATTCGGCATGACGGACGGACCGAGCGAATCCGTTTGCGCGGCATCGATTGCCCGGAGCTGAGACAGCCATATGGGAAACAGGCCAAGCGGGCAGTCCGTGCCATGGTGTCCGGTAGGACCGTGAGCGTCAAGACCTACGGAAAAAGTACGAGAGGTCCCGTCTTGGCAGATATGATCATCGAACGCGGACGAAGTGTGGCCTATATACTGCTAGAGGAGGGCCTCGCCTGGCGCACCACATCGGGCTCTTCCGACGAAGCTCTCGAGGCTGCGGAAGTCGAAGCGCGCTACGCCAAGCGTGGTCTGTGGTCAGACCCCAACCCGGTTGCACCATGGGTGTACCGGGCGTCCAAGTCCCGCACTCGTTAA
- the uspA gene encoding universal stress protein, translating into MKIVIAVDGSKYGQWAVEWANRLALRKPERITALHVVDLTALATPLVPRPAPAWDAPFIKQETARLEAQARVVVKATKRLLAGAKPAGRVLIEHGSAASKILEHAKSAGTLVVLGSRGLDALDRFMLGSVSTKVVQHAAGPVLVVKEPPRTIRRIVLATDGSKASDKALQFLLRHYRAENRGAASCEVAVLHAMPLLRYPELKEAGHEVVERAAAKLNEAGYRVEPVFKIGYPADEILKFADRRKSDLIVTGARGRGVIARFLLGSVSTKLVQYSRCSTLIVR; encoded by the coding sequence ATGAAAATTGTGATCGCTGTGGATGGGTCGAAATACGGACAATGGGCAGTGGAGTGGGCGAACCGACTCGCGCTCCGAAAGCCCGAGAGGATCACCGCTTTGCACGTTGTGGATCTGACGGCCCTCGCCACTCCATTGGTCCCCAGGCCGGCGCCCGCGTGGGATGCCCCGTTTATCAAGCAGGAGACGGCGCGTCTTGAGGCCCAAGCCCGTGTCGTTGTAAAGGCAACCAAGCGTCTTTTGGCAGGGGCCAAGCCCGCGGGCCGAGTCCTCATCGAGCACGGCTCCGCTGCCTCGAAGATCTTGGAGCACGCCAAATCCGCGGGCACGTTGGTGGTCCTGGGCAGCCGCGGGCTCGATGCACTCGATCGGTTCATGCTCGGCAGCGTGTCGACCAAGGTGGTACAGCATGCCGCCGGGCCGGTATTGGTCGTGAAGGAGCCACCCCGCACCATCCGCAGAATCGTGCTGGCCACGGATGGCTCGAAAGCGTCCGATAAGGCGTTGCAGTTCCTCCTGCGTCACTACCGTGCAGAGAATCGAGGGGCGGCCTCGTGTGAAGTGGCCGTGCTTCATGCCATGCCGCTGCTCCGGTATCCGGAACTCAAGGAGGCCGGGCATGAGGTGGTCGAGCGGGCCGCAGCCAAGCTGAATGAAGCCGGTTATCGCGTCGAACCGGTGTTTAAGATCGGGTACCCTGCGGACGAAATTCTCAAGTTCGCCGACCGACGGAAAAGCGATCTCATCGTGACGGGGGCGCGAGGCCGAGGTGTGATCGCACGGTTTCTCCTTGGAAGTGTTTCAACGAAGCTGGTGCAATACAGCCGCTGTTCGACGCTGATCGTTCGGTAA
- a CDS encoding universal stress protein — MTEDLSGRALLTSILLATDGSASAKPAQELALTLAQRFHAVLHVVAVLEFESWRDLEYRVNQLYLEDRRREVRDLIAAVEREARAVHVTVVPHEPIGAPSQEIVALAASEHADLIVLGTHGRTGLDHVLIGSTAERVLRTAPCPVVTVRSGIPTQMGLFSPSRAFDELLVAVDFSECSLEAVEYAAQLGERFGSTLTLLHVVEPVAYGLDFTLSHALTGAALRADVERSMSGLVEAFKRRGLTAHQEILPGLPADVIPRVAVERRSDALVIGTHGRRGWSHFRFGSVAEAVARHAKCPVFAVRSPKFQTSEKVGTKR, encoded by the coding sequence ATGACGGAAGATCTGTCCGGGCGCGCACTGCTGACGAGCATCCTGTTGGCGACGGACGGATCGGCCTCCGCCAAGCCGGCGCAGGAATTGGCTCTCACCTTAGCGCAACGATTTCACGCGGTGCTGCATGTGGTGGCGGTGTTGGAGTTCGAGTCCTGGCGCGATCTTGAATATCGGGTCAATCAGTTGTACCTCGAGGATCGGCGCCGCGAAGTCCGCGACCTGATCGCCGCCGTTGAGCGGGAGGCGAGGGCGGTTCACGTGACGGTCGTTCCACACGAGCCCATCGGAGCACCCAGCCAGGAGATTGTTGCCCTGGCTGCATCCGAGCACGCCGACCTCATCGTCCTCGGAACGCACGGCCGGACCGGGTTGGACCACGTGCTCATTGGGAGCACAGCGGAGCGTGTACTACGCACGGCGCCGTGCCCGGTTGTGACGGTGAGAAGCGGCATCCCGACCCAGATGGGACTCTTCAGTCCTTCGAGGGCCTTCGATGAACTGCTGGTTGCAGTCGATTTCAGCGAGTGCTCGTTGGAGGCCGTGGAATATGCCGCTCAACTCGGCGAACGTTTCGGAAGTACGCTGACCTTGCTTCACGTCGTCGAACCAGTGGCCTATGGGTTGGATTTCACGCTCAGTCACGCATTGACCGGCGCTGCCTTGCGGGCAGACGTCGAGCGCTCAATGAGCGGGCTTGTCGAGGCGTTCAAGCGGCGGGGATTGACGGCCCATCAGGAGATCCTGCCCGGCCTCCCGGCTGACGTCATCCCGAGAGTGGCCGTCGAGAGACGGAGCGATGCGCTCGTGATTGGGACGCACGGGCGGCGCGGATGGTCTCACTTCCGGTTCGGCAGCGTGGCGGAAGCGGTGGCGCGTCACGCGAAATGTCCCGTGTTTGCGGTGCGAAGCCCGAAATTCCAGACATCCGAGAAGGTCGGCACAAAACGATGA
- a CDS encoding universal stress protein produces MTERVFERILVPVDFSACSEEALRLGLSMARVYHSEVLLLHVIDRGALDALNRAGLATPSEERGQIKRLRHHARLHARQFLELEEAKGVSIRRVLAEGVPFVEIAKLARAEKVGLVVMGSYGGTVGHVDKIFFGSTAEKVVRTAGCPVLTVPLAARAVPRPA; encoded by the coding sequence ATGACAGAGCGCGTGTTTGAACGAATTCTCGTCCCGGTCGACTTTTCGGCGTGCTCCGAGGAAGCGTTGCGTCTCGGGTTGTCCATGGCTCGTGTCTATCACTCCGAAGTGCTGCTGCTGCACGTCATCGATCGGGGCGCATTGGACGCGTTAAACCGGGCGGGGCTCGCGACTCCATCGGAGGAGCGAGGCCAGATCAAGCGGCTCCGTCATCACGCGCGGCTCCATGCTCGTCAATTCCTCGAATTGGAAGAGGCGAAGGGTGTATCGATCCGACGCGTGCTTGCGGAAGGCGTGCCGTTTGTCGAGATTGCCAAGTTAGCACGTGCGGAGAAGGTGGGGTTGGTGGTGATGGGTAGTTACGGAGGCACGGTGGGCCATGTAGATAAGATCTTCTTCGGGAGTACGGCTGAAAAGGTGGTGAGAACCGCGGGGTGTCCGGTACTGACCGTTCCGCTGGCGGCGCGAGCCGTGCCGCGACCGGCGTAA
- a CDS encoding ribosomal pseudouridine synthase translates to MDLEIQSRNVAMTPRWKAEIEQRMGELHRVHEKITHARVTLTKNRHHKQFKNVAEAVVVVTFPGRQVLIARKEHKTFEEAIRASFDAINTEIDKFRDKRARKTFDTAPIPTLRGVISKVFPRKGYGFILPEGGGEVYFHKHALHGLTFEDVKDGADVVFNVEPGEKGLQATTVNPAPTVK, encoded by the coding sequence ATGGACCTGGAGATTCAGAGCCGCAACGTCGCCATGACGCCCAGATGGAAAGCAGAAATCGAGCAACGGATGGGCGAATTGCATCGAGTGCACGAGAAGATTACTCACGCCCGTGTGACACTCACCAAAAATCGTCATCATAAGCAATTCAAGAATGTCGCCGAGGCAGTCGTCGTCGTGACCTTTCCAGGGCGGCAGGTCCTCATCGCTCGAAAGGAACACAAGACCTTCGAGGAGGCCATCCGGGCGTCCTTCGACGCCATCAACACGGAAATCGACAAATTCCGAGACAAACGAGCGAGGAAGACGTTCGACACCGCTCCAATCCCTACACTCCGCGGCGTGATCAGTAAAGTGTTTCCACGGAAAGGATACGGATTCATCTTGCCGGAGGGCGGAGGCGAAGTCTATTTTCACAAACACGCCCTGCACGGTCTCACGTTCGAGGACGTGAAGGACGGCGCCGATGTCGTCTTCAACGTCGAGCCGGGAGAGAAAGGACTCCAGGCTACGACGGTCAACCCCGCACCGACCGTGAAGTAG